The following coding sequences are from one Pseudomonas mendocina window:
- a CDS encoding DUF485 domain-containing protein, whose translation MHDDTYARIQANPHFKDLVAKRDRFAWTLSAIMLSLYVAFILLIAFEPQVLGARISPDSPITWGIPMGVGLILSAFILTGVYVFRANGEFDALNQAVLDEVQK comes from the coding sequence ATGCACGACGATACTTACGCGCGGATTCAGGCGAATCCGCATTTCAAGGATCTGGTAGCCAAGCGTGATCGTTTCGCTTGGACACTGTCCGCCATCATGTTGAGCCTGTACGTGGCCTTCATCCTGCTGATCGCCTTCGAGCCGCAGGTGCTCGGTGCGCGCATCAGCCCCGATTCACCGATCACCTGGGGCATCCCCATGGGCGTAGGGCTGATTCTCTCCGCCTTCATCCTGACCGGTGTCTATGTTTTCCGCGCCAACGGTGAGTTCGACGCCCTCAACCAGGCCGTGCTCGATGAGGTGCAGAAATGA
- the yegQ gene encoding tRNA 5-hydroxyuridine modification protein YegQ, protein MLSRPELLSPAGSLKNMRYAFAYGADAVYAGQPRYSLRVRNNEFDHANLALGIAEAHAQGKQFYVVVNIAPHNAKLKTFLKDLEPVIAMAPDALIMSDPGLIMLVREHFPHMPIHLSVQANAVNWASVEFWRRQGLTRVILSRELALEEIEEIRLAVPQMELEVFVHGALCMAYSGRCLLSGYINRRDPNQGTCTNACRWKYDATPARENETGDIVQVIEPTLGQGAPTSQAFLLEEASRPGEQMAAFEDEHGTYIMNSKDLRALQHVPRLVAMGVHSLKIEGRTKSHFYCARTAQAYRRAIDDAVAGRAFDMNLMGDLESLANRGYTEGFLRRHVHDEYQNYQRGNSQADRQQFVGELTGERRGELAQVLVKNRFEVGDGIELMTPQGNHRFTLEYMENIRGERTAVAPGDGHRVYLPVPITGDLRHALILRDL, encoded by the coding sequence ATGCTTTCCCGTCCCGAACTGCTGTCGCCGGCCGGCAGCCTGAAGAACATGCGCTACGCCTTCGCCTACGGCGCCGATGCGGTATACGCCGGCCAGCCGCGCTACAGCCTGCGCGTGCGCAACAACGAATTCGACCACGCCAACCTGGCCCTCGGGATCGCCGAGGCACATGCCCAGGGCAAGCAGTTCTACGTGGTGGTCAACATCGCCCCGCACAACGCCAAGCTCAAGACCTTCCTCAAGGATCTGGAGCCGGTGATCGCCATGGCGCCCGACGCGCTGATCATGTCCGACCCCGGCCTGATCATGCTGGTGCGCGAGCACTTCCCGCATATGCCGATTCACCTCTCGGTACAGGCCAATGCGGTGAACTGGGCCAGCGTCGAATTCTGGCGCCGCCAGGGCCTGACGCGGGTGATCCTCTCGCGTGAGCTGGCGCTGGAGGAAATCGAGGAGATCCGTCTGGCCGTGCCGCAGATGGAGCTGGAGGTGTTCGTCCATGGCGCGCTGTGTATGGCCTATTCCGGCCGTTGCCTGCTATCGGGCTACATCAATCGCCGTGACCCCAATCAGGGCACCTGTACCAACGCCTGCCGCTGGAAGTACGACGCCACGCCGGCCAGGGAGAACGAGACCGGCGATATCGTGCAGGTAATCGAGCCGACGCTGGGGCAGGGCGCACCGACCAGCCAGGCGTTCCTGCTGGAAGAGGCGAGTCGGCCTGGTGAGCAGATGGCGGCCTTCGAGGACGAGCACGGCACCTACATCATGAATTCCAAGGATCTGCGCGCGCTGCAGCATGTACCGCGCCTGGTGGCCATGGGTGTGCATTCGCTGAAGATCGAGGGACGCACCAAGAGCCACTTCTACTGCGCACGGACGGCGCAGGCTTATCGTCGTGCCATCGATGATGCGGTGGCCGGGCGCGCGTTCGACATGAACCTGATGGGCGACCTCGAGTCACTGGCCAATCGTGGCTACACCGAGGGTTTCCTGCGCCGCCACGTGCATGACGAGTACCAGAATTACCAGCGCGGCAATTCGCAAGCCGATCGGCAACAGTTCGTCGGCGAGCTGACGGGCGAACGGCGTGGGGAGTTGGCGCAAGTGCTGGTGAAGAACCGCTTCGAGGTGGGCGACGGCATCGAGTTGATGACGCCGCAGGGCAATCACCGATTCACGCTCGAATACATGGAAAATATCCGTGGTGAACGCACCGCTGTCGCGCCAGGTGATGGCCATCGGGTCTACCTGCCCGTGCCAATAACCGGCGACCTCCGTCATGCCCTGATTTTGCGTGATCTCTAG